CTTTCGGACCTAGGTGGAACTGTCAGATAACGTGCAATAGTAAAGAATTGTTGGTTTGTCAACTCACTCTACTTCATCAATGCGGGATGCTGTGAAGCCAGGGCCGCCCTTTCGTTTCATAGGACGCCCTTTACGCCCTTTCGGACCTCTTCCCCGAGGAGGGGCCATATTCTGTAATAATATTTTCAAAAATGCTGGGCGCGGATCCAAGTGTGCCTGTCCAGCAAAAGAAAGGCggactctttttttttgctggATTTTCGGAGttacttatcttatcttAGCGCGAAATTCGGGCTGCGCACACACAATTTGAGCCTCGCAGAAGaacctccgccgccgaagTCCAGCGGGCCGGAAGATTTGGGTCAAAGAGAAAACTCCACTCCCAGCACGGCGAAAGCAGAGGACAACAGTTTCAAGAAGGGCTTTATCTTTCACATTTGCTCCCTTTTGTCCCGCAACCATGGCTGAATCAGATTCTTTCCTGCACCTTGCCCGTCCTCTAGGCCCTGTCCTGGCGGGGTCTGCACCAACAACTGCTCCCTTGAACGTTGTCATCCAACCTCAGGTATGACTTCGCTGTGTGGAATCATGGAGACCAAGAACTCAGACGCTGACTTACTGCTGTAGGCTCTTTTCTCGATCCTTGACCACTCCCTCCGCCGCAATGCTGATCAGGAACGTGTGATCGGAACGCTCCTCGGAACCCGGTCTGAGGATGGCACTGAGGTGGAAATTCGCAGCACATTCGCTGTTGGACACACGGAGACGACAGACCAGGTCGAGGTGGACATGGAGTATCAGAAGCAAATGCTTGCTTTGCACCTCAAGGCAAACCCAAGGGAGGTTCTCGTGGGTTGGTACGCCACCGCATCCGAGTTGAACACTTTCTCTGCCTTGATCCAAAATTTCTACAGCGGTCAAGGTGATGGCACATGGCCGCACCCCGCTGTCCACTTGACTGTTTCTACCGAAGCTGGAAAAGACATTGAAACCCGTGCCTACATTTCTGCCCCCGTCGGTGTGACGGCTGAGAGAGCCGCCGACAGCGCCGCCTTTATACCAGTTCCCCACGAGATCCGGTACggcgaggcggagaagaGTGGTTTGGAGACTGTCGCTGCGGCTAGGGATGCCGAAGAACGTTCAACCTCGCTCTTTACCGATATTGAGGCCCTAGAGCGTGCGGTCGAGGAGGTTCTCGGTATGATTGACCGCGTTTCTCGATATGTTGAGTCAGtcatggacgaggaggctcCTGCTTCTACGGCATTGGGCCAGTTCCTGCTCAATGCTCTCGCCTTGGCTCCCAAGGTTGAACCGGCCGATATTGAGCGTGACTTGTACGTTGTCTTTTACCCTTGCCCCTGAACTAACCCCGCTAACTGTTTTCTAGTAACAACCACATTCAGGATGTGCTGGTGGTTTCTTACCTAGCCAACACCATTCGCACACAGATGGAACTTTCTAACCGGCTAGCGACTGCTCAGCTTACCCTGGGTGGTGAGTCGGGTAACGCAGAGCAAGGTGGCCAGCGCAACCAGCGAGGCAAAGGAGGCCGTGGGGGGCAGCAGCGCACTCAAGAACGGAGTGCTGAGGAGGCTCGCGCATAGGATGATTAGAATTCACTATGAAGATACCTTTTCAATTTCTCTTTTAGCTGTTTTCGGACATTTCCCCTTTCCCAACCTTCactttattttctttgcGTTATGTGCCTAGAGGCTCTCGAAAAGTCTTCCATGCCGATTCTGCTCCTTTAACTCCTGCACATACTTTGGTTTATGTCCTCACGCTACAGCTTTGGTTGGGAGCAAGAGAACCAACTTTAAAATGACGAAGGGTGGAAAAGGAATCGGGGGAATAACATGATAGAATTGAAGGACCCAAAATGACTGCGGCGTATGGGAATCAGCCTGGCCTTACACGGGGCTATGAGCCACGAAAAATGAAATGCTGTATATGAGTGACTGAATCACAATCATATGGGTACAGGTAATAAGCAATGATTTTTTTCATGCTACAGGTAGTCTTTATTAGTGGCGGCCACTAAGACTTGATATACGTACTAGGGAATCCATGATGTTATTACGATGCCTGACCATGAATTGAATTGTAGCTTCCAATATAATACTCAACGCCTCCAATGCAGATAGTACTTAGTAGTTCAAAGTAAGTGGATGTCAAACCCCAGCCGCCAACGCCACAAACCAGACATAAATGGAAGAaataaagagaaaaaaagctAAAGCTTATAGCTAATtaagcttcttcttcttcgtcgttgTCGTATCTTCTGTTGCATCTGAATCCCGTCTGGCGCCCCTCTTTCCTTTGCCCTTCGATTTCTTTCCGTCTGCAACACTCTCTCCgatatcctcaaggccctTCTTCCCAGCATCCTTCAGGTTCCCAACCTGGTCATCATTTTGATCGAACTGCTTCCGAGCCTCTTTCAGCTCGCGTTCCATGCGTAGAAGTTCCTGTACACGACCTAGTTTGTTCGCATCCCGACGCAGCGCGAACCGGAAATCATCAACTTTGATCTTTTGTCGACGTGAGTAGTTTGCGTGTTGTGCGGCACCGTGGCACATTTCTAGCACGAAGTCGGTCACAATTTCATCGAGCACACGGACGGTTTCGGGGAGTGGCTCTGAGGGAAACGATGGATGGGGGGCCGGATCACCATATGCAAGAAGTAGAAGGCGTACTATAATCACACTCCTGTTAATATGGGAATTCCAGGACGAGTTCCTTCGAGCGCGAGATAAGACAAGAGAACTGACATTCGGATGGGAAGTTCATCTGCCCCTTGTGCCTGGCGGCACGGGCTCTGGGCTCGGCCATCTTCCTTTTTGCTCTGGAGTTGTTTACCGGCTTGGGTGTATCCTCTGTCCCAGAATCGTTGCTAGTAACGTTGGGTTTGAATGCGGGTTGATATGCCCGGGTGCGAATTAGCGCAGTGTCTTGAGGGTTAAACGGCCAAGCTGGAGCGAGTTCACTTGGCACATTGCCAGGGTCAAGGGAGCGAGTAGGGGCTGCAGTGGCCCTgagttgctgctgcgactgAACAGTACTAGAACACAGCAAGGAGGGCCTTGCGATTGGGATTGATGTAGATGTTGGCGTTGGATCTATAGAAGCATCGGCTAACTGAACGGCGCGCCCCCGGCGGTGAGCATAGTTGGTGACGGGCATGGCGGCAGAACGCTTCCTGCTGCGGGACAACCTGTTCTTGAGCTATCTAGTCGCCAGAGCCTCTTCAGCGTTTCATTCACTGCAACTCGTCTTTTTGATCCTGCTATTTCGAACCTGATATTTATTGAGACGTCTTTGTATTGTCCTGGAAGCTTGAGGAATTCCCTCCCGTGCCGTCAAGATGGTAAGTGATAAACAATGAGATCACGAAAGCTGGATAGCTAGGAAGTTGGCTACGGAAAAGTGAGAAAATATATCTGGCGGCCTTTGCTAATGGGTTACGCAGTCGGCTTTATTCAACTTccagtcgcttctcctcgttTTCTTACTTATAATCTGCACGAGCGCGTACGCTCATTCCATCATGCCGGGGATCATGGACCGTAATCAGAATGGGTAAGGTCTCTCGCTGCAAGACCCTTCAAAATAACTATTAACTGAGAGACAACAGTTTCTTCGGCATATTTTGGAAATGTGCGCGGATAGGAGAACGGCTGAGTCCGTATGTCAGTATATGTTGCGTCCTGATGGCTGTGAGTCTTTAACGCAAACCCCCCTTCAAGGGACAGCCCACAATGATGTTAATAAGATGGTATGTCAGGTCTCCATTTTCATCGGCGGCTGAATGGTATGAATGATACGTGTTTAATGACTCGAGAAAATGAACCCTTTCAAGCAAGCCGGCGTTTTGTTAATGAGGGCGTTGTATGACAAAATTATTTCGAATATAGTATATCATTATTGTACAAAAATGGTAATTCACAATAGCAACTATACACATGTGTATCTGTTCTATATCCCGATGCTCCATTGACTCCTATTCAAGGTGCTGAAAACCGATTGTCCACGCTAAAGAGCAAAGCACAACATAACCCATGATCCGATGTAGGCAGGGataaaaaggaaaagagaaaagtGACAGGTATCTCATGTTTTCGCCTTCATACTGTCCTTCAATCTTTGCAGACCCTGATCAAGCAACGATACGCTATCTGGCTCTTTCGCAGCGGCCTGACTGGATGACTCAACTCCGGAACCTGGATCGGGACCCTGGTCTAATTCCTCGACGGCAGCCCAAAGTCGTTCTGGATCTCGCAGAAAGCGCAGGGAATTGTGTGTATATTTATCCGGTGTAAAGCCTTCGAGTTCCATCTGCTTGATTGCTTGCGCGAGTGCGGGAACGTTTTGGGAGTTGGCATGGTTGTTGATGATCATGTTCCAAGTATCGATGAGACATGGTACTCCATGCTTGCCCATCATTGCTTTCACTTTATCAGCAGCATGAGGTTGCCTGTTGAACACAAAGCAACTCATCAGGATATTCCAGGTTTGGGAACTTGGCGGTGCATGCTCAACCCCGATCGGCGCAATTCTTTTGGTGGTAGGAGCGTCCTTGGGAACAGAACTTAGCATGTCTTCAACGAGACGCACTGCAGGCCGCAGCCCTCGAGGGTCATTTCGGAATGCTACCAAAAACTCGTTATAGGTGTGATCGGTTGCTGCGAGCGGAGCAATCGTTCCATGACCCTCCAACACGAGCTGCCGAAAGCGCGAGTAAACATGTTCCACATTCACAATACTCTTCACACACCGAAGATATGTTGAAATAACAATATATAAAGCAACAACGGACGGCGGGGAATCGCCGCTCCCGCTCGGGGGGTTATAGTGATAAGGAACGACAGAGAGCTCTTTTAGTGGGGTGATATCATGCAATCGATTATACATGGCTAGCATGGAGTAGAAAAAGGCGTTAGGGTCATCAGTGAAGTCGTTTTCTTTGACCATAGAAAGGAAATGCGCATGGAGAACCTTGCTCATGATCCAGGGGTTGCGGTGCAGTTCTTCCTTGATTTGGATCTCTTGCAGCAAGGCTTCGAGGCGTTGGCTATCGCCCGCGCCAACAGCATTTGTGAGTAAGGTTAGGTAGGTATAAGAGTCAGATTTCAGCCCTTGGGCTTGCATGTAATTCAATATGTCCTGCCCGAGCTGAGAGTCGCCAGTTTTATACGCATTCGAAAGAACGACGTTCATCAAATCGCGAGTGGGCTGAACTCCCAGCTGAAGGAGCTTCGGAAGTATGCGAAAATTGCGCTCGCTTCCATCGCCCACAACGGAGTCAAGCGTGAGCAGCTTGCAGCAATGGCGAATAACGGCTTCTGAATCCATAGAAAATTCCGGATTTTCCATATTTTGAACCATTCGAATAGCTTCAATAGCACTGTCGATGTCACCAAGTTCCGTAAAGCGCTTCATAAAACATAGAAGTGATTCGGGTGTCAGAATCATCCTTTTCTCGCGCGCGATGGACCAAGCGTAGTATACGGCATTGCGTTCCGAGTTTTCGACATAGATTCGAACCGCCTTTTGGGGTAATTGATGGATGGGCCAGTTGTCCGGATGCAAGCAAATTGTGATAAGTGACTGATCCACAACATCAGGATAAAGCTTTAAAAGGAATCGAATGCAGTCAGTCACGAAAATAAGCCTCGGTTTGTCGGTATCTTGACAAGTGATCCGTAAGAAGTCTGGCACAAACTCAGGCGAGTGATATAACAACCACAGCGATAAGCGCTGCCAGTGAGGAAGCTTGTCGTGTCTCAACAGCGACGCCCATTTGTTGCGGAAAGCATTGTCGGGGTCTGCTTTCAAAATGTTCAATAGAGAATTATCCTCTTCATTGAATTCTAGTGAGATTCGCGAGCTCTTCTGAAGCAATCTTGCTGCGAATATCTTGTCCCGGGCAGCCCTCCACATATGGATCTTTCTGGGATTGGCGTTCAACGGTTTCGATCCGGTTTCGATAACCTCATCCACTGTCTTCCTACTCAAATTCTTGGCGCCTTTCTGCACGGGTCCATCTCGAGAATAACGAGTCTTTGGTATCCGGCTTTGCAGGACATCGAAGTCCGGATATAGCGGGGATCGAGCTGTGAGTTCTGTGAGTTTCCCAGTTTCTCTATACACATCTGGCTCCACAGTGTCCCTACTGGATTCCCTGTTGGTGTCCGTAAACGAGCCAGCAACAAAGTCATCTGAAGAAACGGAACTCTGGCCTGCCGAAATCCCTAAGCCATCGTAAATGTCGTCGACAGTCACGGTACTCGATTTCGGAGCATTTTCACTAAGTCTTCTTGTTCCTATGGACCTCCGTCGCTGATAGTCGATCGCGCGGAGCCTCTGTGCCGCAAAACAAGAGGGTGACCTAGTGCGGAGGCGAAAGAGCGGCAGGCGATGCGGACAAAATGACATTCAGAATCGCTTAGTCGGATACATTGATCGCCGGTCTGTGGCTTGGGTTTGCAGGGTTTCGTGTGaaggcgacggcgacggcgtacAGAACGGGATGTTGGTATGTATCATGGCATTCGAGTGGGTGCGTCCCCGAG
This region of Aspergillus puulaauensis MK2 DNA, chromosome 5, nearly complete sequence genomic DNA includes:
- the TAF13 gene encoding putative transcription initiation factor TFIID subunit 13 (COG:K;~EggNog:ENOG410PPQF;~InterPro:IPR009072,IPR003195;~PFAM:PF02269;~go_function: GO:0046982 - protein heterodimerization activity [Evidence IEA];~go_process: GO:0006366 - transcription by RNA polymerase II [Evidence IEA]), yielding MPVTNYAHRRGRAVQLADASIDPTPTSTSIPIARPSLLCSSTVQSQQQLRATAAPTRSLDPGNVPSELAPAWPFNPQDTALIRTRAYQPAFKPNVTSNDSGTEDTPKPVNNSRAKRKMAEPRARAARHKGQMNFPSELRLLLLAYGDPAPHPSFPSEPLPETVRVLDEIVTDFVLEMCHGAAQHANYSRRQKIKVDDFRFALRRDANKLGRVQELLRMERELKEARKQFDQNDDQVGNLKDAGKKGLEDIGESVADGKKSKGKGKRGARRDSDATEDTTTTKKKKLN
- a CDS encoding eukaryotic translation initiation factor 3 subunit F (COG:J;~EggNog:ENOG410PJNU;~InterPro:IPR024969,IPR037518,IPR027531,IPR000555;~MEROPS:MER0030133;~PFAM:PF13012,PF01398;~go_component: GO:0005852 - eukaryotic translation initiation factor 3 complex [Evidence IEA];~go_function: GO:0003743 - translation initiation factor activity [Evidence IEA];~go_function: GO:0005515 - protein binding [Evidence IEA];~go_function: GO:0008237 - metallopeptidase activity [Evidence IEA];~go_function: GO:0031369 - translation initiation factor binding [Evidence IEA];~go_function: GO:0070122 - isopeptidase activity [Evidence IEA];~go_process: GO:0006413 - translational initiation [Evidence IEA]), with translation MAESDSFLHLARPLGPVLAGSAPTTAPLNVVIQPQALFSILDHSLRRNADQERVIGTLLGTRSEDGTEVEIRSTFAVGHTETTDQVEVDMEYQKQMLALHLKANPREVLVGWYATASELNTFSALIQNFYSGQGDGTWPHPAVHLTVSTEAGKDIETRAYISAPVGVTAERAADSAAFIPVPHEIRYGEAEKSGLETVAAARDAEERSTSLFTDIEALERAVEEVLGMIDRVSRYVESVMDEEAPASTALGQFLLNALALAPKVEPADIERDFNNHIQDVLVVSYLANTIRTQMELSNRLATAQLTLGGESGNAEQGGQRNQRGKGGRGGQQRTQERSAEEARA
- a CDS encoding protein kish (COG:S;~EggNog:ENOG410PRUR;~InterPro:IPR009653;~PFAM:PF06842;~SECRETED:SignalP(1-24);~TransMembrane:1 (n9-19c24/25o53-71i)) — its product is MSALFNFQSLLLVFLLIICTSAYAHSIMPGIMDRNQNGFFGIFWKCARIGERLSPYVSICCVLMAVSIFIGG
- a CDS encoding pentatricopeptide repeat protein (COG:S;~EggNog:ENOG410PRNK;~InterPro:IPR002885,IPR011990;~PFAM:PF13812;~go_function: GO:0005515 - protein binding [Evidence IEA]), translated to MSFCPHRLPLFRLRTRSPSCFAAQRLRAIDYQRRRSIGTRRLSENAPKSSTVTVDDIYDGLGISAGQSSVSSDDFVAGSFTDTNRESSRDTVEPDVYRETGKLTELTARSPLYPDFDVLQSRIPKTRYSRDGPVQKGAKNLSRKTVDEVIETGSKPLNANPRKIHMWRAARDKIFAARLLQKSSRISLEFNEEDNSLLNILKADPDNAFRNKWASLLRHDKLPHWQRLSLWLLYHSPEFVPDFLRITCQDTDKPRLIFVTDCIRFLLKLYPDVVDQSLITICLHPDNWPIHQLPQKAVRIYVENSERNAVYYAWSIAREKRMILTPESLLCFMKRFTELGDIDSAIEAIRMVQNMENPEFSMDSEAVIRHCCKLLTLDSVVGDGSERNFRILPKLLQLGVQPTRDLMNVVLSNAYKTGDSQLGQDILNYMQAQGLKSDSYTYLTLLTNAVGAGDSQRLEALLQEIQIKEELHRNPWIMSKVLHAHFLSMVKENDFTDDPNAFFYSMLAMYNRLHDITPLKELSVVPYHYNPPSGSGDSPPSVVALYIVISTYLRCVKSIVNVEHVYSRFRQLVLEGHGTIAPLAATDHTYNEFLVAFRNDPRGLRPAVRLVEDMLSSVPKDAPTTKRIAPIGVEHAPPSSQTWNILMSCFVFNRQPHAADKVKAMMGKHGVPCLIDTWNMIINNHANSQNVPALAQAIKQMELEGFTPDKYTHNSLRFLRDPERLWAAVEELDQGPDPGSGVESSSQAAAKEPDSVSLLDQGLQRLKDSMKAKT